The DNA segment TTAAATCTGGTGCAGGTACTATTGTTGGAAGCGCAAGCGATGCAACAGTTACCGTAGAAGGCGCAGCCACCTACACACTTACCGTAACAGTTGGTGGATGTAGTACAGCACAAGACTTTGTTGCTGATAATACATCATGTATGATTCAGAGAGGTATCTCACCAAATGGTGATGGTCTTAATGATTACTTTGATTTAGAAGGCCAAGGCGTAAGCGAGTTGGAAATTTTCAATCGTTACGGAACCAAGGTTTACAATCAGAACAATTACAGCAACCAATGGGTTGGTCAATCTAATAAAGGCGATGAACTTCCAGACGGCGTTTACTACTATGTGATCAAACGCACAAGCGGAGAGAACAGAACAGGATGGATATACATAAACCGCTAACCAACTAAATGGAGTTAATAGAGCTTATCAAAATCCTCTCAAAGGGGAGGATTTTGATTAAGTTTTATTCCACAAAAATATAACTACGATGAAGAAACTATATTTCACGGCCTTCTTAGCGTTTTTAGCCTTTACAGATAGCTATGCGCAACAAGATCCCCATTATACACAGTATATGTATAATATGAATGTCATCAATCCAGCTTATGCAGGAAGTAAAGAAGCCTTGTCTTTTGGACTTTTATACAGAAAGCAATGGGTTGATATCGAAGATGCTCCTACTACCTTCTCTCTATCTGGAAGCATGCCAGTAGGACGCAATGTAGGACTAGGACTTTCACTTATCTCTGATGAGATAGGACCCGTAACCGAGCAAAATGCCTATGCCGATTTCTCATACACCCTAAATCTAGGAGGTGAACACCGCTTAGCATTAGGATTAAAAGCAGGAGCTACTTTTCATAAAGTAGGCTTGTTTACAGAAATTGGACAAAGCAATGTGCCCGATTTAGGCGACCCTGCTTTTTCTGAGAACACATCCAATGTGTATCCAAACGTAGGAACAGGAGTTTTCTACTACACACAGAAGTATTATGTTGCTTTCTCTGTACCAAATATGCTAAAATCAAAACACCTTGACATTAATAATGTGAATGGTAAAAAGCAATTTGGAACAGAAAGTTTGCACTACTTCCTAACGGGAGGGTACGTATTTGATCTGAGCCCAAGTGTGAAGTTTAAGCCCTTTGCGATGCTTAAGTCAGCCTTTGATGCGCCACTATCGGTGGATGTATCGACCAACTTTTTATTCAATGAGAAATTTGAAATCGGAGCCACTTACCGCATCGACGATTCTTTTGGCGCCATGGTAAACTATGCCATCAGTCCATCGCTTCGTATCGGATACGCCTACGATCACATTGTATCAGATCTAAATATTACCACACCGTCCTCGCACGAGGTAATCTTATTGTTTGATATTAATTTCTCTAAGAAAGTATCACAATCTCCAAGGTATTTCTAAACACATAAACCAGCAAAAACATGAAAAAACTATATATAGCATTGAGTTTTGTGATTAGCACCGCGGGACTTCAGGCTCAAAATACAGACACCGCCAAGGCCGACAAGCTCTACGAAAGGTATGAGTTTGTGTCCGCAGCCGAGCAATACACCAAGCTAGTAGATCAAGGCAAAGCAGACGGATACGTCTACAAACAACTTGCCGATACCTACTTCAATATGTTCAATACCGCCGAGGCAGCCAAATGGTATGCCAAAGCAGTAGAGACCGATCAAGATGCCGAGACCTACTACCGTTATGCACAAATGCTAAAAGGAAACGGACAGTACGAAGAGTCAAACAAGCAGATGCGCAAGTTTGCAGCCGCAAGCCCAAACGATCAGCGTGCCAAAACCTTTATGGAAAATCCAAATTACATTCCCAAGCTAATGGGCAAGGAGAAAATGTACGACATCACAAGTCTTTCTGTAAGCAGTGAGAAGTCGGATTTCGGACCCGTATTGAACAACAATACATTGTATTTTACATCTGCTAGAAATACTTCTAGAAAAACCTATGGTTGGAATGATGAGCCATTTTTGGACATCTATACTGCAACCTATAATACAGATGGAAGCATTAACGAAGCGACAGCCCTTACAGAGCTAAATTCACAGTACCACGACGGCCCTGTGACGCTAAGTGCCGATGGAAATACGATGTACTTTACAAGTGATAGCTTTCGCGAAAGCTCTTTTGAAAGAGACCGCAAAAACAAATTAAAGCTTGGAAAGAATAACTTGTTTAAAGCCACAAAAAATGGAGATAAATGGGGGAATGTACAATCACTTCCTTTTAACAGCAAAGAGTATTCAACCAGCAATCCAAGTTTGAGCCATGACGGAAAAACACTTTACTTCTCATCGGATATGCCGGGGAGTTTAGGTGGAGTAGATATCTGGAAAGTAGCAGTAAATGCAGATGGTAGCTACGGAACGCCAGAAAACTTAGGCAAAAGAGTGAACACTGAAGGAAATGAAAGTTTCCCGTTTATAGCACAAGACAATCAGACCTTGTACTTTGCTTCGGCAGGAAAACCAGGTTTTGGAGGTTATGATGTTTTTAAAGTAAAACTAAACGATTCATCAGAAGCAGTAAACCTTGGAAAACCAGTAAACTCTGAGAAAGATGACTTTAGCTTTAGCTATGACCAAGAGAAAAATATTGGATTCTTTGCTAGTAATAGATCGGGAATGGACAATATTTATGGTGCTAATCCATTGTGTGGTTTAGAAGTGTTGACGGTAGTTACTGATTCTAAAACAGGAAAAATTCTTTCAAATGCGAAAGTATCGATCTTGGACGACAAGAACAATGTGATTGCAACAGAGATGAGCAACTCAAAAGGAGAAGTTGGCTACAATGTAGAGTGTAATAAAACCTTTACTATCCAAGCATCAGCTACAGGATATGAGAGCAACACATTTGCCGTAGCGGCAGTAAAAACTGGAACGACTACCAAAGTAGCAGCGATGCTTAATCCAATTGCAGAAATCATCAAAGAAACACAAGTAGTACTTAACGATGTATTCTTCGAATTTGACAAGAGCAATATCACAAGAGAAGGTGCTTACGAGCTAGACAAATTAGTTGAGGCAATGAAAGCCAATCCTACGATGGTGATTATGGTAAAAGCACATACTGATAATAGAGGTAGTGATGTTTACAATATGAGATTATCTGATAGAAGAGCAAAATCTAGCGTTCAATACATCCTATCAAAAGGAATTAAGAAAGATAGAATCTCTGGAAAAGGATATGGAGAATCAGAGCCTAAAGTTAATTGTGGAGAAGGTTGTACAGAAGCCGAGCACGCAGAGAACAGACGTTCTGAGTTTATTATCGTAAAGAAATAAGCAAAAAAGGATTTAATTATTATTGATTCAAAAAAGGAAAGCCGAATACTGAGAAGTGTTCGGCTTTCTTGTTTTAGGTAGTTTATGGGTATTCTGGTTCAAACTGTACAGCCTATTCCGGTTTAAACTGAGTAGGTAATTATAGACGAGACTGAAAACCCTAATTCTAGTTCTGAGTGAAAAGTTTTCACGATATTTTTCACCCTTCATCAAAAAGATCCATTATAATACGAGAATTCATCAGTAGAAAGAACAATGGCCTTTCAAACTAGAGCCTTGGAAAATCAAGGACAACCATCACCAATTATTTTCGCTCGATTGAGACTTCCGGAATTTGTTTCAAAGAACGTCGTGTACTCAAAGGAGAAGTATTATCAGAACGCCTTGAAGTCCCCAAAGAATTAAATACTTTTGACAGGGAGTATATTCGCTAAGATTAAAATTCCATTTTTCCATATTTCGAATAGGAATTAAAGTGTGTTGGTGTTACTCTTACTATTCTCTGGTCTGAATACAAAACGAACCTTCCTCAAGGAGTTATGTACACTCAATTTTGTGCACATTATAACAAATGGAATCTAAAATAAGATGCTTACATGTCCACTACCCACAATGCGGGAGAAAAACTCTTCATCGATACGCAGATAGAAAACTCCCACATCATCGACAAGGAAACCTGCGAAATAAGGGCAGTGGAAGTTTTTGTTGCCACCCTTAGCGCGAGTCAATACACTTACCTAGAAATCTCTCTTTTATTGCAGATTTTGGATTTTATTAGCAGAGTTTAAAACTGTTTGTACTACCTAGAAGGGGTCTAGATTGCATTATTCCCGAGAATTTAAAAATTCAACAATAACCAAAATGATTATATAGAACTCCCTTGTAAACGAAAAATTTGACTGCTTTGCTTCGCATTACGACACATCAATTATGACTGCAAGAGCTTTATCCAACGATAAATCTCTGGCTGAAGGTGCCGTGACCTCACCTACACCCGCATTCATGCGGCCTTAAGAGATAGACAATTTTATAGTATTGTTGAACTGAATGTAGTTATTAAGGAACTTCTTTTTATTTACAACTAAACTCCTTTGCAAAAGAAACATTGTAGTCGTAAAGTTCAGTTTATAGAAATAGAAAATGATGCAATAATACTATTGCCTCTGGAAAAACAGGGACTTAGAGACTACAAAATCGACACTGTGAAAAAATATTCCATCCTTCTTATTCTGCTGATTACAACTATAAAAACATACCCAACGCCTATATAGGAAAGAAATTAAAGTACGTTCTTTAAACAAAGCGTTGTGAAAAACTACCACACCCCAAGCCAGAATTGTACTACTTCCACGTGGTCGCAAAGCTTTTGATGATATGACACTAAGTGAAAAAATGCCCATAATCCAAACCTGTGATAGCCGTTACAGTTTGGAATAGTAAGAATTATTGTAAATTTAACTACTCTCCAGACTCTAACCTCATCCCCAGTTCTTAACTCTTAATAAATTATCATCTTATTAACTACAAAGCCATTAATTAAACTTACCCGTACAATTAGTGCTTTATTCTCTTTTTTAACTCTACTTATTGCCAAATAAAAATCATTCACATTAGAGAAATTTGCCAACTCTTTCCCTAAAACATCAAATATTCGAATTTTATCAATCTCTGAAAAAACCGATTTTACCTCTATTTGTTCAGAGCACGCAATTAGAACAGAATCTGGGTCAATTGAGTGATTCTCATTCCCAAGAGTACCATTGGTATATCTTAATACAAAACGGTCAGTAAACTTACCTCCTTGAGAATTGAATTTATATGGATTTTCTCTTAAATTATGAATCACATTATGGTACATATCTTCTAAATAGATGTTTTGAGAAGCATCGGTAAATAATCCATCAACTGCAGCAATAGCAATAGAATAGAGTCCGACGCGAGGTACTTTAATACCTAATGGAATCTTATCATGTTGGACAAAAGGCGCTACTTTTCCTTGAATTTTCATCATATCATCCTCAATGTTGGAAAACAAATTCAGATCTTCTTTATCGTCAGTAATTGCGTCAAATAGCCGATCTCTACCATTTGTTGCACCTTCAACATAAGCTACTAAGGTTCGGACATTGCGACCGTCGTCAGCTACTATATCTAACCAAATTCGTCCCTCTCCTGCACTATTTTGGTCTGCCGCACTTTTATAAAAAACACTATTATTATAAGTGCTGCCTCTCAAGGCATTAGTAAAAGTTATATTCCCTGGATTTGTGCTACCGTGCAACATTGCCACAAAGAATCCTTGTCCGGAGGGTATATAACCATTAAAAGCGGTAGGACCATTTTGTGTGCCACTACTATTATAGGTAATATAATCAGATAGATTATAATTATAAGAGAATGTACCATAGAAGGGATTAGGAATTGTAGAATTTGGCATTGTTCCATGGGTCCATATATTTATAAATCCATCAATATTAGTATTTGCTAACAAAAAAGCCTTTGCATCAATTGCAGATGGATATGGATTACCAACAAGATTCCAGTTGTCATCATTATTAGTTCCAGGTGTCGGAGAAACACCTGTGGAATAAACGCCCCCATTCCAATCGCCCCTCTGAATAGGAATTGAAATTGTACCATTAGAAGGTGTACCTGCAAATGTAGTCGTAAACGGTGCCGGAGTTTCTGAAAATGAATTCGGACCTCGGACGATATATCCTTTCCCTGAAATCATACTCTCTATTCCTGCTGTCCAATTGCCAAAACCGTTTAGATTTGTTGGTATTGTTGGCAACCATTTGTAAATCATATTACTATAAGTTTCCGGAGAAATGCTAGCGCTGGAAAATGCTGATGCGGTAGTAACTGGAGAGGACCAGTATACGTAATCTGTTTTTCTGATATTGGCAATGCGCTCCACTTTCATTTGGCCAGTGCCCGTATTTTGGATATCATTTATCTGAAGTAAACTCGCTCCATCTTTTAATCGCAATTCGCCAGTTGATTCGATAATTACTTTATCTGTAATAATAATAGTGTTACCGGCATTTACAGTTAGTAAAGCATTGTTTTTGATCGCTAAATTTAATCCAGAGGCAGAATAATTTGTGCCTGTCACTCGTACATCATCATCCAATATGATTATACAATTTGTAGCAGTAGGCACCCCTGCAGGCTTCCAATTTGTAGCAGCGTTCCAATCATTTGGTGAAGTTCCAGCAGAGAATGATTTTGTATTATTTACAATATTGATACCTGTGGCGCATGCATCTGAACCCGTATAAACAGCTATGTTAAGTAGTGCATTTTCTAATTGTGACAAGCTTGGTTTAATATAGATGGAAGTCGTTGGAGTTCCCATATATGGAATTGTCGCCGCAGCATCCATAAAGGCATTAGCTGCTGTAGTATCAAAATTAAATTCGGATATTGTTTTTTTACCATAAAACTCAATATTATCGATAGCAACACCTTCACACGATGTTCCATAATAAATTATTCTAAATCTCGCGTTTTCTTCACCCGTTAGAAATGACAATTCAATCGTTTTTGAGTTAAATTTGCTAGCTTTCCCCTCATCATCTGTGATTTTTAACTGCTCTGCAGTCAACCAAGTAACGCCTCCATCTCTAGACCCTTCAATAGCTACAAAATCCTGTGAGGTATTGGTTCCATTGGCATAATATCTTGAATAATACATATCAAACTTCAAGTGTAAAGTTGCAAAAGAGCGAGTATCAATAATTGGAGACCGCAAAGCATTGTGCACTGTAGTAGTTGAGCCAACATCTGAAGTGGCAGTGACAAATTTATTCGCTCCAGATCCCGAAGAAATCGACGGACGCCACAAAGGGAGTGTTGAAATAAAGGTGCTACTTCTATTCTGCCATGAGCTAGTACTATTAATAGTAGGAGTATTATTAATGATATTCTCATTAGTAAATAAACCTAGACCACCACTTTCAAAATCTTCATTTATCAAATAAACAAATTCTTTACTACCTGCTGCTGACAATTGCACAATTTCGGTATCACCACAAATTTTTGGTGCAGCTGGTGTGAATGTCACTATAGGTGCTTTACTCATCTTAGCAGTTACTAATGTTCGCATCTGGGTTTCGCACGTACCGTTCCATGCGGCTACATAATAGTTGGTTGTAGTAGAAATTACAGGAGTTGTAAAAGTGGTCGAAAATCCCGCTCCAACAGTAGATGTGCCAATTGACGTTCCTCCCGTTTGTGCAGTATACCATCTAAACTGCGTAACGCCAGCTGTAGCCGTTGCGCCCAATGTAACAGTACTAGAATCACAGCCCAAGCCATTGGTGACAGATATCACTAGAGAGTTGCATTTTGCAACTACTGTAAATAGATAATCTTCTGTTTCCCCTGCTTGACTAGTTAATAATTGACATGACGTATATGGAAAAGTGCCTGTAGATGTATTTGAGCGTATTCTAATTTTATAATCTCCTAGTGTTTGCCCTATTGGAATTAAGAAATTGAATGAAGCTGCACTTCTTGAGTTGCCATTTGTACTATAAACTTTTTCCGTTTCTACAAAATTTCCGTCCTTGTCCCAATCTACCCACGCTACAATATTAGAGGCTGTATTATTTTGCACAGAGACATTAATATACTCTCCAGGAACTTGTATAGGTCTATCCGGTAAACTTGTCCAATCTTGATACCCAAGTGGACTGTTAGAAAAAGTTGATGTTTTGAAAGTATCATTTAAAGTACCTGAAAAATCTACTCTAGTTGTATAAATTGAATTTTGATAGCCACTACTTACAGATGGCACACAACTTCCCGTGATAGCAGAACCTGTTAATGGAGATGTATTTTGATAATTTGGTCCTCCAGTGCAAAAGTTATTCATTGAATAAACGAAAAAGTAATAAGTAGTCAAAGAATTTAGCGAATTTGCCGAAAAGCTAGTGTTTGAATCGTTATCAACAACTGTATACCCTGCACCTATTGAACTTCCTATAGGGTACGTAGTACCGTTTACCAATGTTGGAGGAGTTGCATTTGTACCAACGACCACTAAATAGCTATTGGGAGCAGGAGTTGCGGCGATAAAACTCCCATTTATTACAGCGCCAGATACGGTTAAAGATAATGCAGTTGGTTGTGCTGCTGGAGTTGTGCAAGGCCCTAAAGATAAAACCTGTAAAGTATAATCTTCCACCTCACCATAAGGTCCTGTCGCAGACAACGCACAAGGATTCATAGGTGCAATTGAATAATAATCCGCCAATACTCTCATTCGATAATTTCCAGGCACTACTGCCATTGGAATAGAAAAACTCGATGAATAATTAGTATTGTAACTACTAGATACGTAGACCTGCTCTCCACTATCTAGGAAATCACCATCATTATTCCAATCGATCCAAATAGAGAAACCAAAGGTATAAGTTGAGTTTAATCCAAACGATGTAGTAAAGTTTATCGAAGAGCCTGCATATTGACTTACGGATTGAGAAGTGTAATTTCCATATCCATTTGGTGATTGTGACGTATTTAAGTTGGTTATATTCCCAATACCACCCGTTGTTGCAAAATTTTTAATATAATACTCGCTACTCGTTGAGAAAGTTGAACAATAGGAACTTGTAAAGGTTCCTGTTGATGAATTAGCAAATGCACCAGATGATGTACAAGTAACCGTCAAACGCCAAGTCCTAACGATGCCAAATGCTGGAGCGATCATACCTGTTAGATTACTGTAAGACGGAGTACTTCCACCTTGATTTGTCCAAGTCCCGCCGCCATTGTCGCTATATTGCCACTGATAAGTCAGTCCGCTTGCACCTGTAAAACCGGAGGCAGTTACTGCATAACTAGAACCAGGCTGACCTGAGACCGGATTGACCGTTACCGCACCTGCCGTTGGCGTACCTGTACAAGGAGTAAGAGCTAATACTGTTATAGTATAATCCTCATACTCACTATATCCATTTCCGGAACAGGAAGTAATAGAAGTAGCAGACCAACTATTTGCAATACGCATTCTATAAGAACCCGCCGGTTGAGATGCAGCAATTGTATATGCTCCAGAATAACTATTTGTAAAAGTGGATGTGGAAAAAATAGCTTCACCTGCATCAGCAAAGTCTCCATCGTTATTCCAGTCTACCCACCCAGAAAAATAATGCTGACCACTATTTGTACTGATAGATAAATTTAGGGATGATCCCGCATATTGACTAGCACTAATCGCAGCATAATTCCCATAGATATTACTATTTCCACTGCTATTATTTATATCAGTAGCACCTCCGGTGGTTTTAAAATTTGTAATATAATATGCCGTAGTACCACTTGGCACACAATAACTAGATGTAAATTTTCCTGTTGATGAAGTAGCAGTTAACCCACTAGCGGAACAAGTCACTAAAAGACGCCAAGTCCTAACAATACCAAATGCCGGAGCTGTCATCCCGGTTAAACTGCTATAGGAAGGCGTTGCCGCACCCTGATTTGTCCAAGTCCCGCCGCCATTGTCGCTGTATTGCCACTGAAAAGTCAATCCACTAGCTGGGGTAAAACCTGAAGCACCTACAGAATAAACAGAGCCAGGCGAACCTAATGTGGGATTTACAGTTACTGATCCAGCTATTGGCGTACCTGTACAAGGCGTTAGTGTACTAATAATTACAGTATAATCTTCCACTTGTCCGTAGCCAGACAAACCACAAGGAGTACTATTTGGATTATTATAAGTATCATGAAGCCGCACTCTCATTCTAGTTGCACCTAAAAGTGCAGAGGCGGGAATAGTTAGACTGCCCGCCCACGGCGAAAATTGAGTTGAGCTCACAAACACCTGCTCGCCTCCATCAGTAAAACTTCCATTCTGATTAAAGTCAATCCACACTAAGACCTGATCTACTGCATAAGAAGTATTGCCTGAAGCAGAAAACGCATATTGCTGCCCCTGAAATAAGGTTGTTGACACCGAAGTAAAGTCTTCATAACCTGCAGTAGAGGTCGAATTATTATTAATTCCTCCAATTGTTACATTGTGTATCTTCTCAAAGGATGTATTCGTCGCACCTGCTGTACAATAGAGTGAAGCTGCAGTGGTTTTAAAAGAATTTACTGTACAGCCAGCAGCCGAACCAATACTATTTTTAGGAACGATTTGCCAATAGTAAGTTGTGTTAGCAGCCAAAGTTCCAGGATTGTAGGAAATGCCAGTTTGATTTCCAATAAGTGGTGGATTCGCATTGGTTCCAAAGTAAACATTATAACTAGTAGGAACTCCACCTCCACTTGCCCACGTTAAAGTTGGAGAAGTTACTACATTAGTAGCCGAATTTACTGGAATAAAAGAGGTTGCACAATTTGGTACTGCTGGAACATCAGGTGACCAAGTATAAGTTAATCCAGAAGTGGGTCCGGTATTTAATGTAAAAGTACAAATGCTATTAGTCCCTATACCCGTCGTGATTTTAACTGGTGAATTCCAACTCCCTGCAGACGCAACGGTTAGAGCACTATAGTTGCCAACGGCACTCTTTATCCCAACTTGCGGTTGATGCGAAGTTGAACTTCCATAAGGAGGCGTTCCGTCATATACAAATTTAATTACTCCTGTTGACCTATTCATTCTAACTTGAAAATTTATATTTTCAGTAATACCATATCTCTGAAAATTGGTCCATTGCACAATAATATCATTGCCAATTATTTCATATCGAATTTCGCCAGTGCTCGTAGTATTACTGTTTAAGTCGGCGCTGAAAGGCGCTAAAAAAACATTTCCTCCGGTAGTAGCAGACAGCACATCATACGTATTGTGAGAAGGTGTCGAACCTCCTAAAGCTAATTGTCCATTTGAAGTAACGGACATTTGAGTATACGCAGTTCCCGCAAATGTAAAGGAAGGAATTGTTAAAACACTTGAAGCATAGGTATCAATCGAAGGAACATTATTAACTGATGTAACGACAACTATTCCTCCTGTGATAGGAGTATATGTTCCATTGCTTTGCGCGAAAATATAGGTATTAGCTTGAGCATTTATTTCTTGACTAAGAAAAAGCATTAGAAAAAGAGTTACTACTACGCTTATTCTCTTCAGCCTTGAGGTGACTTGATACGGTAATTTTTCACAGCAGTTGCGCATTAACACAATCTTAGCGCAAATGCCTGCGAACTGACAATAGTTTAAAGTAATGTAATTTTTAGCCATGAGGATATAACAAATTAAGTAAAAAGCTATACGAAAGTATGTTATTTTAATTAAAAAAAGTATATTACATAGTTAATATTCAATCTTTTTAAGCAATCGACTTTTGATTATCAAGTATTAGCAATTAGATGAACAGGGTTTTGTTATTAAGTATGGGGTTTGAAGTAGAGGGCTAGCGAAGTAAACTTTAACGGTAGTTAGTGGTTTTTCTGCTCGCAGTCGCTGCAGTTACCTCTAAAGTTAGGAGAGGGATGTATCAGTTTTTACACCGAAAAATTAGGGATTGATAAATGCGTTCGAATGGAACGCCCAAATAAAAATGCTTCGAAATCCTTGGAACATCGGAAATCTCATATTCTTTTATTTTTAGTTTCTATTTTATAATTCTCTACTCACTATGAATTATTCGAAATAAGGCATTGCCTCTGGAAAAATATGAGCTTAGCGATTACAAAATCGCCACGGTACAGAAGATTTATCATCCCTACAATTCTGCTGACAAAAGTTATTATAGCGTAATCAACGCCATTATAGGAAAAAAATTGAAGTTGGTTCTTATCCAGCGTATAGTGGAAATCTACCACAATCAAGCCCGAATCGTACAATATCCACGCAGACGCAAGGCTATTAATTATGCACATAGATGAGCTATATGCCTGTAAACTACACCCAAATTACTGTTAGGAAT comes from the Flavobacterium ardleyense genome and includes:
- a CDS encoding PorP/SprF family type IX secretion system membrane protein, which codes for MKKLYFTAFLAFLAFTDSYAQQDPHYTQYMYNMNVINPAYAGSKEALSFGLLYRKQWVDIEDAPTTFSLSGSMPVGRNVGLGLSLISDEIGPVTEQNAYADFSYTLNLGGEHRLALGLKAGATFHKVGLFTEIGQSNVPDLGDPAFSENTSNVYPNVGTGVFYYTQKYYVAFSVPNMLKSKHLDINNVNGKKQFGTESLHYFLTGGYVFDLSPSVKFKPFAMLKSAFDAPLSVDVSTNFLFNEKFEIGATYRIDDSFGAMVNYAISPSLRIGYAYDHIVSDLNITTPSSHEVILLFDINFSKKVSQSPRYF
- a CDS encoding OmpA family protein — its product is MKKLYIALSFVISTAGLQAQNTDTAKADKLYERYEFVSAAEQYTKLVDQGKADGYVYKQLADTYFNMFNTAEAAKWYAKAVETDQDAETYYRYAQMLKGNGQYEESNKQMRKFAAASPNDQRAKTFMENPNYIPKLMGKEKMYDITSLSVSSEKSDFGPVLNNNTLYFTSARNTSRKTYGWNDEPFLDIYTATYNTDGSINEATALTELNSQYHDGPVTLSADGNTMYFTSDSFRESSFERDRKNKLKLGKNNLFKATKNGDKWGNVQSLPFNSKEYSTSNPSLSHDGKTLYFSSDMPGSLGGVDIWKVAVNADGSYGTPENLGKRVNTEGNESFPFIAQDNQTLYFASAGKPGFGGYDVFKVKLNDSSEAVNLGKPVNSEKDDFSFSYDQEKNIGFFASNRSGMDNIYGANPLCGLEVLTVVTDSKTGKILSNAKVSILDDKNNVIATEMSNSKGEVGYNVECNKTFTIQASATGYESNTFAVAAVKTGTTTKVAAMLNPIAEIIKETQVVLNDVFFEFDKSNITREGAYELDKLVEAMKANPTMVIMVKAHTDNRGSDVYNMRLSDRRAKSSVQYILSKGIKKDRISGKGYGESEPKVNCGEGCTEAEHAENRRSEFIIVKK
- a CDS encoding GEVED domain-containing protein; this translates as MLFLSQEINAQANTYIFAQSNGTYTPITGGIVVVTSVNNVPSIDTYASSVLTIPSFTFAGTAYTQMSVTSNGQLALGGSTPSHNTYDVLSATTGGNVFLAPFSADLNSNTTSTGEIRYEIIGNDIIVQWTNFQRYGITENINFQVRMNRSTGVIKFVYDGTPPYGSSTSHQPQVGIKSAVGNYSALTVASAGSWNSPVKITTGIGTNSICTFTLNTGPTSGLTYTWSPDVPAVPNCATSFIPVNSATNVVTSPTLTWASGGGVPTSYNVYFGTNANPPLIGNQTGISYNPGTLAANTTYYWQIVPKNSIGSAAGCTVNSFKTTAASLYCTAGATNTSFEKIHNVTIGGINNNSTSTAGYEDFTSVSTTLFQGQQYAFSASGNTSYAVDQVLVWIDFNQNGSFTDGGEQVFVSSTQFSPWAGSLTIPASALLGATRMRVRLHDTYNNPNSTPCGLSGYGQVEDYTVIISTLTPCTGTPIAGSVTVNPTLGSPGSVYSVGASGFTPASGLTFQWQYSDNGGGTWTNQGAATPSYSSLTGMTAPAFGIVRTWRLLVTCSASGLTATSSTGKFTSSYCVPSGTTAYYITNFKTTGGATDINNSSGNSNIYGNYAAISASQYAGSSLNLSISTNSGQHYFSGWVDWNNDGDFADAGEAIFSTSTFTNSYSGAYTIAASQPAGSYRMRIANSWSATSITSCSGNGYSEYEDYTITVLALTPCTGTPTAGAVTVNPVSGQPGSSYAVTASGFTGASGLTYQWQYSDNGGGTWTNQGGSTPSYSNLTGMIAPAFGIVRTWRLTVTCTSSGAFANSSTGTFTSSYCSTFSTSSEYYIKNFATTGGIGNITNLNTSQSPNGYGNYTSQSVSQYAGSSINFTTSFGLNSTYTFGFSIWIDWNNDGDFLDSGEQVYVSSSYNTNYSSSFSIPMAVVPGNYRMRVLADYYSIAPMNPCALSATGPYGEVEDYTLQVLSLGPCTTPAAQPTALSLTVSGAVINGSFIAATPAPNSYLVVVGTNATPPTLVNGTTYPIGSSIGAGYTVVDNDSNTSFSANSLNSLTTYYFFVYSMNNFCTGGPNYQNTSPLTGSAITGSCVPSVSSGYQNSIYTTRVDFSGTLNDTFKTSTFSNSPLGYQDWTSLPDRPIQVPGEYINVSVQNNTASNIVAWVDWDKDGNFVETEKVYSTNGNSRSAASFNFLIPIGQTLGDYKIRIRSNTSTGTFPYTSCQLLTSQAGETEDYLFTVVAKCNSLVISVTNGLGCDSSTVTLGATATAGVTQFRWYTAQTGGTSIGTSTVGAGFSTTFTTPVISTTTNYYVAAWNGTCETQMRTLVTAKMSKAPIVTFTPAAPKICGDTEIVQLSAAGSKEFVYLINEDFESGGLGLFTNENIINNTPTINSTSSWQNRSSTFISTLPLWRPSISSGSGANKFVTATSDVGSTTTVHNALRSPIIDTRSFATLHLKFDMYYSRYYANGTNTSQDFVAIEGSRDGGVTWLTAEQLKITDDEGKASKFNSKTIELSFLTGEENARFRIIYYGTSCEGVAIDNIEFYGKKTISEFNFDTTAANAFMDAAATIPYMGTPTTSIYIKPSLSQLENALLNIAVYTGSDACATGINIVNNTKSFSAGTSPNDWNAATNWKPAGVPTATNCIIILDDDVRVTGTNYSASGLNLAIKNNALLTVNAGNTIIITDKVIIESTGELRLKDGASLLQINDIQNTGTGQMKVERIANIRKTDYVYWSSPVTTASAFSSASISPETYSNMIYKWLPTIPTNLNGFGNWTAGIESMISGKGYIVRGPNSFSETPAPFTTTFAGTPSNGTISIPIQRGDWNGGVYSTGVSPTPGTNNDDNWNLVGNPYPSAIDAKAFLLANTNIDGFINIWTHGTMPNSTIPNPFYGTFSYNYNLSDYITYNSSGTQNGPTAFNGYIPSGQGFFVAMLHGSTNPGNITFTNALRGSTYNNSVFYKSAADQNSAGEGRIWLDIVADDGRNVRTLVAYVEGATNGRDRLFDAITDDKEDLNLFSNIEDDMMKIQGKVAPFVQHDKIPLGIKVPRVGLYSIAIAAVDGLFTDASQNIYLEDMYHNVIHNLRENPYKFNSQGGKFTDRFVLRYTNGTLGNENHSIDPDSVLIACSEQIEVKSVFSEIDKIRIFDVLGKELANFSNVNDFYLAISRVKKENKALIVRVSLINGFVVNKMIIY